The Medicago truncatula cultivar Jemalong A17 chromosome 4, MtrunA17r5.0-ANR, whole genome shotgun sequence genome includes a region encoding these proteins:
- the LOC11434384 gene encoding probable xyloglucan glycosyltransferase 5 translates to MSPSFDFSNWGWVKNSSNSTSTSKKGGNPVVVTMGNPNYSVLQINGPDSAFQPVEKDRTRNAKQFTWVLLLKAHKAIGFIAWFGNCVCSLLSSVKKRVFFDAVESENESDKSMKAKLLFRVIATFLVMALAFLLFELVAHFKGLYYFHNHNLHIPQNWEIKGLFHEVYVSWLRFRVDYIASTIQYLSNFCIVLFLIQSVDRMVLCLGCFWIKYKKIKPLIADGNVEDDLEGSNHGFPLVLVQIPMCNEKEVYEQSISAVCQLDWPKDRLLVQVLDDSDDESIQWLIKAEVTKWSQKGVNIIYRHRKYRTGYKAGNLKSAMNCDYVKDYEFVAIFDADFQPCPDFLKQTVPHFKGNPELALVQARWTFVNKEENLLTRLQNINLCFHFEVEQQVNGIFLNFFGFNGTAGVWRIKALEESGGWLERTTVEDMDIAVRAHLNGWKFIYLNDVKVLCELPESYEAYKKQQHRWHSGPMQLFRLCLPAIITSKIAFWKKTNLIFLFFLLRKLILPFYSFTLFCIILPLTMFVPEAELPIWVICYIPVFMSFLNILPAPKSFPFLVPYLLFENTMSVTKFNAMVSGLFQLGSSYEWIVTKKSGRASEPDLLAAEERDSKAMSLQLHRGTSDSGLSELNKIKEFQEIVPPKKMNKIYKKELALAFLLLTAAIRSLLSAQGMHFYYLLFQGVSFLLVGLDLIGEQMS, encoded by the exons ATGtctccaagttttgatttttccAACTGGGGTTGGgttaaaaattcttcaaattcaacttcaacttcaaaGAAAGGTGGTAACCCTGTTGTTGTTACTATGGGAAATCCAAATTACTCAGTGCTTCAAATAAATGGTCCTGATTCAGCATTTCAACCAGTTGAGAAAGATAGAACCAGAAATGCTAAACAATTCACATGGGTTTTACTTCTCAAAGCTCATAAAGCTATTGGTTTCATTGCTTGGTTTGGAAATTGTGTTTGTTCATTGTTAAGTTCTGTTaaaaaaagagtattttttGATGCTGTGGAAAGTGAAAATGAGAGTGATAAATCTATGAAAGCAAAGTTGCTTTTTAGAGTGATTGCTACATTTTTGGTTATGGCTTTAGCATTTCTTTTGTTTGAACTTGTTGCTCATTTCAAAGGGTTGTACTattttcataatcataatttgCACATTCCACAAAATTGGGAGATTAAAGGGTTGTTTCATGAGGTTTATGTTAGTTGGTTGAGGTTTAGAGTTGATTATATTGCATCAACAATTCAATATCTTTCAAATTTCTGCATAGTTTTGTTCTTGATTCAGTCTGTGGATAGAATGGTTTTGTGTCTTGGTTGCTTTTGGATCAAGTACAAAAAGATTAAACCTTTGATTGCTGATGgaaatgttgaagatgatttggaAGGTTCCAACCATGGCTTTCCTCTGGTACTTGTTCAGATTCCTATGTGCAATGAGAAAGAG GTATATGAACAATCTATATCTGCAGTCTGTCAACTTGATTGGCCAAAAGATCGGTTGCTCGTTCAAGTTCTTGACGACTCTGATGATGAGAGCATACAGTGGTTGATCAAAGCAGAAGTCACGAAGTGGAGTCAGAAAGGTGTCAATATCATCTACCGTCATAGGAAGTATAGAACTGGTTATAAAGCAGGAAACCTCAAGTCTGCGATGAACTGTGATTATGTGAAGGATTATGAGTTTGTTGCAATTTTCGATGCCGATTTCCAACCGTGTCCTGATTTCCTCAAGCAAACTGTTCCTCATTTTAAG GGAAATCCTGAGTTGGCATTGGTTCAAGCTAGGTGGACTTTTGTGAACAAGGAAGAGAACTTACTCACAAGacttcaaaatattaatttgtgcTTCCACTTTGAAGTTGAACAACAAGTTAATGGAATCTTCCTtaacttttttggttttaatgGAACTGCTGGTGTTTGGAGAATAAAGGCACTTGAAGAATCTGGTGGCTGGCTTGAGCGAACAACTGTCGAAGACATGGATATAGCCGTCCGAGCCCATCTCAATGGTTGGAAGTTTATCTATCTCAATGATGTAAAG GTGCTTTGTGAGCTTCCTGAATCATATGAAGCttataagaaacaacaacatcGATGGCATTCCGGTCCGATGCAACTCTTTCGTTTGTGCCTTCCAGCGATCATAACCTCTAAG ATTGCATTCTGGAAGAAAACAAATcttatttttctattctttCTACTTAGAAAGCTCATCCTCCCATTCTATTCTTTCACATTATTCTGCATCATTCTTCCATTAACAATGTTTGTTCCCGAAGCCGAGCTTCCTATTTGGGTTATATGTTACATTCCTGTATTCATGTCATTCTTGAACATTCTTCCCGCCCCGAAATCCTTTCCCTTCCTCGTACCTTACCTATTGTTTGAGAACACGATGTCCGTGACCAAATTCAACGCCATGGTATCCGGTTTGTTCCAGTTAGGAAGTTCATACGAATGGATCGTTACCAAAAAATCTGGCCGCGCATCAGAGCCTGACCTATTAGCTGCCGAAGAACGCGATTCAAAGGCAATGAGTCTCCAACTTCATAGAGGGACTTCTGATAGCGGTCTTTCTGAGCTTAACAAGATAAAGGAATTTCAAGAAATTGTTCCACCGAAGAAAATGAACAAGATATATAAGAAAGAGCTTGCACTTGCATTTTTGCTGCTAACGGCTGCAATTAGGAGCCTGTTATCGGCGCAAGGGATGCATTTCTACTACTTATTATTCCAAGGTGTGTCGTTCCTCCTTGTAGGTTTGGATTTAATTGGAGAACAAATGAGCTAG